The DNA window AGCGCGACATGGAGAGAATTACCGTAACGCTTGGGGAGCGCAGCTACCCGATAACCATAGCCGCCGGATTGTTTAACGATCCGGCTTCTTTTATGCCGCTGAAGGCGGGTGAACAGGTCATGCTGGTCACCAACCAAACCCTGGCGCCACTCTATCTGGACCACGTCCGGAAGGTGTTGGAGCAGGCAGGCGTCATGGTGGATCAGGTGATTTTGCCTGATGGCGAACAGTATAAATCTCTGGCCGTACTCGAGCAGGTGTTCTCGGCACTGTTGGAAAAGCCGCACGGTCGTGATACCACGCTGATTGCCCTTGGGGGGCGGCGTGATTGGCGATCTTACCGGCTTTGCCGCCGCCTGTTATCAGCGCGGTGTCCGCTTTATTCAGGTCCCTACCACGCTGTTGTCGCAGGTGGACTCTTCCGTTGGCGGTAAAACCGCCGTCAATCATCCGCTCGGCAAGAACATGATCGGCGCCTTCTATCAACCCGTTTCTGTGGTGGTTGATCTCGATTGCCTGAAAACCTTACCGGCGCGTGAGCTCTCCTCTGGTTTGGCTGAAGTGATCAAGTACGGGATTATTCTCGACCACGATTTCTTCGTCTGGCTGGAAAACAATATCGATGCCCTGGTGGCGCTGGATATGCAGGCTCTGGCCTACTGTATCCGTCGCTGCTGCGAGCTGAAAGCTGAGGTGGTTGCCGCTGACGAACGCGAAAGCGGGCTGCGCGCGCTGCTGAATCTGGGCCATACTTACGGCCATGCGATCGAAGCCGAAATGGGCTATGGTGTATGGTTGCACGGTGAGGCCATTGCCGCCGGTATGGTGATGGCGGCAGAAACCGCGCACCGTCTCGGCCAGTTCTCCCGCGAAGATATTGAACGTATTAAAGCACTGTTGTTGCGCGCCGGTTTACCAGTGTGTGGCCCGCAGGAAATGGCTCCGGGAACTTATCTGCCGCATATGATGCGCGATAAGAAAGTCCTGGCCGGTGAATTGCGCCTGGTACTGCCGACGGCCATTGGCCAGGCGGAAGTCCGTGGCGGAGTGGGGCATGATATGGTGCTCGCTTCGATCGCAGCTTGCCTTCCTGACGGAATGTCTAAGTAAATCGGACGAAGTAACAGTGGCTTAGCCGCCGTTTACATCTATATTAATTAATGTGCAAAGCATGACCGACGTCGCTTTGCCATCATCGGGTTAATCTGCCCGTGCCACGGTAGGTATACAGTGGTGGGCTTTTGCCTCTAGTTGGAGGGTTTCAGATGGATGAGTTTAAACCGGAAGACGATCTCAGACCTGATAGCAGCGATCGTCGTCCTGCACGTTCGCGAAAACCGGCTCCGGGACCGCGTTTTGCCATTTCACGTCAGCATTTAATGATTGGTATCGGTATTTTGGTGCTGTTGTTGCTGATTATCGGCATTGGCTCGGCGTTGAAGGCGCCCACCAAGCATGAGGCGGCACAGGATAGCGCACAGAATGGCGCAGCCAAGGACATTAATCTGTCAGGTTCTTCGTCACTGACTGCCGGTAATACCGGTGTTCCGGGCGGAACCACGGATACCAATGACAATAACGGCGTGAGCAGCAGCTCGCAGCCGCAAACCGTCAGCGTTCCTCCGATCTCCAGCACCCCGACGGAAGCGCAACCGCAGCCACCGCAGGGCGGCGCGCAGCAGCGTGTCGATCTGCCGGGCAATATGTCGGATGCATTGTCAGCGCAGCAGGGCCAGGTTGATGCCGCTACGCAGGGCATGACGGGTCCAGCTTCGACGCTGCCAACGGCCCCGGCAACCCTGATGAACGGCGCTGCGGCGAAAGAAACCGTCCGCCCGGTTCAGGGTACTGCGCCACAGCAACATAAAACACCGGCGAAAACCGTCAGCAAGCCGACGACCACGGCCACACAGCATAAATCGCCAACCACGGTGTATACGCCGGCACCAACCTCTTCTGCCAAAGCGGGAGCAGCCAGTGCCAAGGCAGGAGCCGTTAGCGGCAGCGGCGGTTCGCTGCAGTCTGCACCGGCAAGCCATTACACTCTGCAACTGAGCAGCGCCTCGCGTTCCGATACGTTGAACGCCTACGCCAAGCAGCAGAAATTACAGCATTATCTGGTCTATTCGACTAAACGTGACGGCAAACCCTGGTACGTGCTGGTGAGTGGCAATTATGCCTCTTCTGCGGAAGCCAAGCGTGCCATTGCGACGCTGCCGGCGGATGTTCAGGCGAAAAAACCCTGGGTCCGGCCTGTAAGTCAGGTTCAACAGGATCTGAAAAAGTAACCCGATAGATTTCAAGCTGCATTCAGGCATTGAAGGGGCGCACAAACTGCGCCCCTGTTACTCAGGGCGGACAGAGTCGCCCATGACCGATGGCTGGAGTTGCCTGCGGACAGGCCGAATAACTGTGCGTGGCCAAGGGTGCTGCGGCTTGAAGGATGAAGGGTATCAATCACTTAAATTTGTGCGCTGATGTGCTGTCTGAAACAGAGTACAATCCGCCGCTCTGAATTGTATAATAAGTAGCTAATTGACGGCATGAAGAAAAACCGCGCTTTTTTAAAATGGGCTGGTGGAAAATACCCGCTGGTGGACGAGATCCGTCGTCACCTACCAGCAGGCGACTGCTTAATCGAGCCCTTCGTGGGTGCGGGTTCAGTCTTCCTGAACACGGAATACGACGCCTATATTCTCGCCGACATCAACAGCGATCTTATTAATCTGTATAACATCGTTAAACTGCGTACGGATGACTTCGTGCGTGATG is part of the Serratia quinivorans genome and encodes:
- the aroB gene encoding 3-dehydroquinate synthase — translated: MIGDLTGFAAACYQRGVRFIQVPTTLLSQVDSSVGGKTAVNHPLGKNMIGAFYQPVSVVVDLDCLKTLPARELSSGLAEVIKYGIILDHDFFVWLENNIDALVALDMQALAYCIRRCCELKAEVVAADERESGLRALLNLGHTYGHAIEAEMGYGVWLHGEAIAAGMVMAAETAHRLGQFSREDIERIKALLLRAGLPVCGPQEMAPGTYLPHMMRDKKVLAGELRLVLPTAIGQAEVRGGVGHDMVLASIAACLPDGMSK
- the damX gene encoding Uncharacterized protein conserved in bacteria, which translates into the protein MDEFKPEDDLRPDSSDRRPARSRKPAPGPRFAISRQHLMIGIGILVLLLLIIGIGSALKAPTKHEAAQDSAQNGAAKDINLSGSSSLTAGNTGVPGGTTDTNDNNGVSSSSQPQTVSVPPISSTPTEAQPQPPQGGAQQRVDLPGNMSDALSAQQGQVDAATQGMTGPASTLPTAPATLMNGAAAKETVRPVQGTAPQQHKTPAKTVSKPTTTATQHKSPTTVYTPAPTSSAKAGAASAKAGAVSGSGGSLQSAPASHYTLQLSSASRSDTLNAYAKQQKLQHYLVYSTKRDGKPWYVLVSGNYASSAEAKRAIATLPADVQAKKPWVRPVSQVQQDLKK